DNA sequence from the Callithrix jacchus isolate 240 chromosome 13, calJac240_pri, whole genome shotgun sequence genome:
cacacctgtaatcccagctactcgggaggctgaggccagagaatcgatTAAACCATGGAggtggtggttgcggtgagccttgATTGTTCCATTGTACTCAaacctgggtaagaagagcaaaactgtctcaaaaaaaagggataaATGGATGGTTGTTTGTGTGTCCGGTCCTGTACATGTACAGACTTTTCCCTGTCATTTTCAATAAACAATAAAAGTATAGGGACCATTTATATAGCCTTTACATTGTATTGGGTACTAGGAGTAATCtataaatgatttaaagtatgtgaGAGCATAGATAATATGCAAAAACCATGCCAAATATCAGGGACTTGAACATCTGTAGATTTTGGTATCCTcaggagtcctggaaccaataccCCATGAAttctgagggatgactgtatattAACAAAATTGTAAGACAGTTGTATAATTTTATGAGGGGTATCAAGAAAAATGTCTGGGGCTggacgtgatggctcacgcctatgatcgtagcactttgggaggccaaggctggaggatcacttgagctcaggagctcgagaccagcctggtcaacatagtgagacctcatctctttaaaaaaaaaaaaaaagaaagaaagttttgaattttaattttaggtttttttcctttatcagGAATCAaggattttcttttgctttgtggCCGGATTTTTTTACTGCTTGCTCTTCTTACTTTAATTATTTCTGTGACTACCTCATGGCTTAACTCATTTAAATCTTCCCAACTTCATGTGAAGGGTAAGTTTATTATTTATGCTACCCTTTTAAACCATTCTACTTAAATTTCTTCATTCTAGAACTTAGAGTAATCATTACAACTTtagtcatgatttttttcttttctttttttttttttttttttttcttgagatggagtcttgctctgtcacccaggctggagtgcagtggtgtgatcttggctcactgcagcctccacctcctgggttcaaacgattctcctgcctcagcctcccgagtagctgggattacaggtgcgcaccaccatgcctggctaatttttgtgttttttaatatagatggggtttcaacatattggtcaggctggtcttgagctccgcacctcgtgatctgcccaccttggcctcccaaagtgctgggattacaggcctgagccaccacgcctggcctcttttttgttttgagacagagtctcgttctgtcacccaggatggaatgcagtggcatgatcttggctcactgcaacccccctCCTCCcacgctcaagtgatcctcccacctcagcttcctgagtagttgggtctACAGGGGTGCATCACTgcccctggctaagttttgtactttttgtagaggtgggatttcaccatgtgccccaggctggtctgtagctcctgagctcaagtgatccacctgcctcagcctttcaaaatgctgggtttacaggcttgagccaccttgcccatcCTGTTTTACTTTTGATAAGAAAAGTTTGAGAGTCCTAGAAGCCTTTTAAAATAGTACTGTGCTTATCCTCGGAACAGGTGAATCTTAAAACCAAAAACTACATATTTTCTATGCTATTAGGAGGAAGCTTGTTATTAGTGAATTTGGTACATTGTGTTTTACTATTTAACTGTAagcaatatttactattttactaTTTAACTGTGAGCAATATTTAATGTATAACCCTTTCAAATTAACTATGAATAAAATCATAACCCTAAAAGGTTATACTGTCAACCCAAACATAAATGACAGTGTGATGCGTTAGGGTCTCCCAACTGTAGATTttagatgttttctttcttttggtaaaTTATTTGGTTATGAGATACTTCGGAAATAAAAAGCACTTTTATGTTTTAATGTcttagaagaggaagagaagaatgagaaaagacaaaaacttgtgagaaaaaaacaacaagagGCACAAGGAGAGAAGGTAAGGCAGAATTTTTAGAGACTTCTAAAAATCGGGAAATACAAAAATCTGAGGCAATTAAAATTAagctctgggccaggtgcagtgtctcacacctgtaatcccagcactttgggaggctgaggcgggtggatcacaaggccaggagatcgagaccatcctggttaacacggtgaaaccccgtctctactaaaaatagaaaaaattagctgggtgtgttggtgcgcgcttgtagtcctagctcctggggaggctgaggcaggagaattgcttgaacctgggaggttgcagtgagccgagacggcgtcactgcactccagcctgtgcaacagagcaagactctgtctgaaaaaaaaaataaattaattaaggtCTGTTGCTTCTGTCTTTgtgataagattttttaaaaatatgttgaagtcAAATTCACATGAtataaaattgaccattttattgtatttattttcgaGTTGGAGTCTTACTGTTGTTGcgcaggctggcatgcagtggcacaatcttggctcgctgcaacctccacctcctgggtttaagcaattctcctgcctcaggctcctgagtagctgggattacaggcatgcaccaccacacccagctaattttgtatttttagtagagatgaggtttcgccatgctggtcttaaactgctgacctcaagtgatccttctgcctcggcctcccaaagtgctgggattacaggtgtgagcaaccacgcccagccaaaatagGCCAAGCAGTTCAGTGatatttagtacattcacaaggTCATACAACTCTATTCCATCCCCTTAGAGAAAACCATATACTCTTTAAACAGTCACTCCctaccctcccctcctcccatcctctgggtaccaccaatctgctttctgttgGTACGGATTTACCTGTTCTGGATATTTGTTATAAATGGGGTTGTAAAACATGTGACCTTGTGTGTCCAACTTCTTcgatttagcataatgttttccaggttcttCTATACTATAGCATATATtggtatttaatttctttttgtggctgaataattgTCCATTGaatttatataccacatttttttttttgagactgggcctcactctgttggccagggtggAGTTCAATGGTACAACCATAGCTCCCTGTTGCCTCAACTTCCTTGGTTcatgagatcctcctgccttagcttctcgggtagctgaaactgcaggcacaggccaccacactcagctaatttttaaaaaaatttttggctgggtttggtagctcatgcccataatgccagaaagggtggatcacttgaggtcaggagtttgagaccagcctggccaacatggtgaaaccctgtctctactaaaagcaaaaattagccggtcatggtggcatgcgcctgtaatcccagctactcgggaggctgagacaggagaataacttgaacccaggaggcggaggttgcagtgagccacgatcgtgccactgcattccagcctgggcaacagagtgagactctatcacaaataaataaataaagcaaaggaTATTGCTTCCCTCTCCAGATTTAAGACCTGAAATTCTGAAGATGGCACTTGTTTTCCCATTTGTGACAAATCCTTGGAGTTGCCGTACTGGCATTCCATTTGAATCAGGATAGAAAAAGTAGATCCTCCCATTCTCTTAGGAAATGGGATTGTTCCCAGAATAAACACCACATCCTGGTTGATACTTTCATAATCAGGCAAGTCTAAGACAAATGTCTGACCAGCCTGCTGTCCAGCTGTCTCTCCCGGCAACCAAGCAGCCAAACATGGCAGCAGCGGATTTGTTCAGCCACCAGGGCTCTTACTTGGTTGTTTACAACTTTATAGACAGCATACATTTTTAGGAACGTTATGTATAGTAGCAACGCCTAATTTGTTGTTTTGAACAGGTCAGCAGATACATAGAGAACGTTTTAAAACCTCACCAGGAAATGAAGTTGAGAAAACTGGAGGAGCGCTTTTATCAGATGACTGGTGAAGCCTGGAAATTAAGCCGTGGTCACAAACTTGgggttggaaaaatatttttattgtatattttgaatcctttatatttcttattacatgatgtttttaaattgaaaacGATGTTAGTCTGTTTCTAGGAGTTTTTATTGATAATGACTGTATATCAGTTTTTGTTTAGCATATTTGTTTATCACATGGCTAAGgggttgtttttcatttttaaaagacagagttggctgggagtggtggctcatgcctgtaatctcagcactttgggaagctgaggcgggcagatcatgaggtcaagaaattgagaccatcctggccaacatggtgaaaccccatctctactaaaaatacaaaaattagctgggtgtgttggcacatgcctgtaatcccagctactcaggaggctgaagcagggagaattgcttgaatctgggaggcagaggttgcagtgagttgagattgtgccattgcactccagcctggtgacagagtgagactccatctaaacgaaataaaaacaacaacaaacaaagacagagtctcatcctgttgccagggtggggtgcagtggcacgatcatagctcactgcagccttgaactctagggctcaagggatcctcctgcctcagcttcctaagtagctgggactacaggtgcaccctaGCATAGACTGCACCTGGCTGGTTAAGTGGTTTCTGGTGCCTAAAGAGCATATAACTTGGTTCCTTAAAAATCTCTAAcagaagctgggtgtggttgctcacacctgtaatcctagtactttgggaggacaaggcagtcAGATCGCTTgtgaccaggagtttgagaccagcctgggcaacagaggaagaccctatctatataaaaaaaaatttttaattagccagatgtggtagtgtgtggctgcagtctcagctacttggggaggctaaggcaaaaggatcacctgagcccaggaggtcgaggctgcagtgaaccgtgactacaccactgcactccagcctcggagacagagcaagaccctttctcagaaaaagaaaaaaacaaaactgtgacaTAAGTTAGTCTTTCAAACTGTTGAAGAAATTGCTGTTGTCTAATCTGAGAACATTCTGATCTTTCCTCAAGTAAGATTTCCAAGGTATTAAGCTCAtgatatatattgttttttttggtttgtttgttttgttttgagtcagagtttcgctcttgttacccaggctggagtgcaattgtgcgatttcggctcaccgcaacctccgcctcctgggtttaggcaattctcctgcctcagcctcctgagtagctgggattacaggcacgcaccaccatgcccagctaatttttttgtatttttagtaaagatgggatttcaccatgttgaccaggatggtctctatctcttgacctcttgatccacccgcctcggcctcccaaagtgctgggattacaggcttgagccaccgcgcccggccgatatatattgtattatatattatatattctgatttttatttgtcACATTAAACTTTGGTTATGTTTTCCTTCAGCATTGAATATGAATTTTGTCAGTTGCTACAGAAGTTTactattttaagttttcttatcGGGGAAAAGGATATTCATAAAGACAGTAAGTTAGgctggctcatgcttataatccccagcactttgggaggcagaggcggctgAACTGCAtgagctgggagtttgagaccagcctgggcaacatagtgagacctcatctctacaaaacaaacaaacagccagtaAGTTTTGGAGGAACTGGCCACAGATTTTATGTTGTGTATGGCTGTTTCTGTCCCATAGTTAGatttttgctttgtgtttatATTGTACCTTTCACCATTATCCAGTAAAGGTAAATAGGATTCTTATAGGGAACCAGAACTCATTTCATATAGCATGAAATAATCAAGGATAGGTAATAAAATTGATATTGAAAATGGGCAACATAAATACAGCTGTTCTAGGTAGGGATTTCACTTTTGAGTTGAGGTTTGTCTTCTGTTCAGTGTTGTGGTTGGTAGacttttataggttttttttccccagagtcttactttgttgcccaggctggaatgcagtggtgccatctcagctcactacaacctctgcttcccaggttcaagtagtttctctgcctcagcttcttgagtagctgggactacaggtgtgcgccactacacctggctaatttttgtatttttagttgagatggggtttcgctatttaggccaggctggtatcaaactcctgacttcaggtgatttgcccactttggcctcccaaaggccacCCAAAGTGGGTGATTGCCCACTTTGGTGGTttacatgcataagccaccacgcccagctggcaTGAAGATCTCTTGATTCCCATTCCCTGTGCCCCTTCTACCAGATTTTCTTAGGATAAGGGACAGAAGGTGATAAACCCCACTAAATGCTGAACATTTTAATCTGAGAAAGATGGTTAATAGCTATGGAAGGAAGGTATTATTGAACTAATAAGCACGTATTTGAGAATTTGACATTTAAGTAAATTATTTGGCTAAGGAAAAAAGTGTTCAGGCCAGACGCAGTgactggcgcctgtaatcccagcactttgggaggcccaggtgggcggatcacaaggtcaagagattgagaccatcctggtcaacatggtgaaaccccgtctctactaaaaatacaaaaattatctgggcatggtggcacacacctgtagtcccaggtactcaggaggctgaggcagaagaatagcttgaacctgagaagtggaggctgcagtgagctgagatcgtgccactgcatccagcttggCAAAAGAATGaccctttgtctcaaaaaaaaaaaaaaaaccacgcaggtgggccaggcacggtgactcacgcctataatcccagcactttgggaagccgaggtggaaggatcacgaggtcaggagttcaagaccagcctgaccaacagaatgaaaccctgtctctactaaaaatacaaaattagccaggcatggtggcgcacgcttgtaatcctagctagtcaggaggttgaggcaggagaaatgctagaacctgggaggtgaaggtagttgcagtgagccaagatggcaccactgtcctctagcctgggtgacagagttagactccatctcaaaataaaaaataaaataaaaagccactcagattcaagtgattattctgctgcaactaatttgtttttttgtttttgagtcagtcgcactctgtcacccaggctggagtatagtggcgtgatctcagctcactgcaacctccatctcccaggctcaagtgattctcctgcctcagcctccctagtagttgggattacaggtgcctaccaccacgcccggctaatttttgtagtagaggtggggtttcactgtgttggccaggctgtgatCCActtggctcggcctcccaaaatgctgggattacaggcgtgagccaccgtgcctggccaatttttgtatttttttcagtagagactgggtttcacagtgttagctaggctggtcttgaacgcctgacttcaggtgatctgcctgcatcagcctcccaaagtcctggaattacaggtgtgagccatggtgcctggctcaAGCCTTGTGTTTTCTTGTCCAAGGACGTAATGCTTTAATTTTGAGGGGTCTCATAATGGCTTGCTCATATTTTTCTAATATGCTATTAgggtggaaaagaaaaaggaaaaaaccattGTGAATAAATTGATATAAAACATCTCTTTAGAAATTGTCTGTTATTTTTGACTAGGGTGATGAAAGTACAAGTCAGACATCTTTTGAAACATCAAACAGAGAAACAGCAAAGAGCCAGAACTTGCCTAAACCTTTCACTGAATTCTCATTGCCTGCTGAACAGCCCACACAGAAGGAGGTAaagtacctgtaattccagcactttgggaggccaaggtgggtgggtcacctgaggttgggagttcgagagcaacctaaccaacatggagaaacccagtctctactaaaaatacaaaaaattagctgggcatgatggtgcatgcctgtaatcccagctacttgggaggctgaggcaggataattgcttgaacctgggaggcagagggtgtggtGTGCTAAGATcagccattgcactgcagtctcggcaataagagcaaagctctgtctcaaaaaaaaaagaataggctgggcatggtggctgacatctgtaatcccagcactttgggagtccgaggtgggtggaggttgaggccaggagtttgagaccagcctggccaacatggtgaaaacccaactctattagaaaataataattttcactgttccatattaatattaatgttcTGAATCCATCTTGGAAGCTATAAAGACAAATGATAATAGGTTTAGAAAATACTcaattctgggccaggcacagtggttcatgcctgtaatcccaggactttggggggctgaggtgggcagatcatgaggtcatccTGGCTAATAGAGTgaagcccagtctctactaaaaatacaaaaaattagctgggcgtggtggtacacacctgtagtcccagctacttgggaagccgaggcaggagaatcgcttgaacccaggaggctgaggttgtagtaagctgagatcgtgccactgcacttcagtctgggtgacagagcgagactccacctcaaaaaaaaaaaaaaaaaaaggatataccCAGTTCTTTTTGAGATATTTGATCTGAATATgtaaaaatggtaaatatatcacacctgcaatcccagcactttgggaggctgaggtgggcaggtcatgaggtGAAAAAATTGAGACCATtttgaccaatgtggtgaaactccgtctctattaaaaatacaaaaatgatctgggtgtggtggcatgtacttgtaataccggccactcgggaggctgaggcaggagaattgcttgaaccagggaggcagaggttgcagtgagccaagattgtaccattgtactccagtctgggtgacagagcaagacgccatctcaaaaaaaaaagagagagaaatacaatGCTTACAAAGGGGAGCATTCCTATTAACTTAAGACATTATCAAGCCCTGCCTTGTGAGTGGCTAACGGCTGTTATTAACATGAGTATATAATTTTCCTTACTGGCCCTTCTAGGGAATAGATTAGCGATCAGTCACATTGGAATACTGCCCAGGTTTATTATACACATTTTTCATTCAAATCTTTAATCCCTAAGTTAATTCCAACTGGAGCtggaaaaaattggaaataagaaATCTGTTTTTACCAGCCCTTAGGGAAAGCTGGGAGGCTATTCCCTGAAAGTGGTTTCTAATATATTGCTTCTCAGTTTCAAATTTCCTGGTCCTGTAGTGGAGATTCAGCAGGGAGACTCAGCAGGGAATTATTGAACTCTCACTGACATTTGAAAAAGAtcaagccaggcgcggtggctcacacctgtaatcccagcactttgggaggccaaggcgggtgggtcacgaggtcaagagcttgagaccatcctggtcaacatggtgaaaccccgtctctactaaaaatagaaaaattagctgcgagtggtggcgcatgcctgtagtcccagctactcgggaggctgaggcaggagaattgcttgaacccaggtagtggaggttgcggtgagctgagattgcgccgttgcactccagcctgggtaacaagagtgaaactccgtctcaaaaaaaaaaaagaaattgatcgAATTAACTAAGTGGACTGATGAAAAATTCaagtttctttgtgttttgttaaCAACACTATCTTATGCTGATGGCAAATTTTACTTGACAGTCACGTATGCTTTTGataccaaaggaaaacaaatgagttATTTAGTAAATGCAAGTAATGTTTGTTAgattaaatgttataaaatatactCTATGGTATTGATCAATAAAAGGGGTTCCTGGAGATGAAGTCATtggtagcaatttttttttttgagacagttttttgctctgtcactaggctgtgcagtggcctgatcttggctcacagcaacctccacctcacaggttcaagtgattcccgtgctcagcctcctgagtagctgggactacaggtgtgtgccaccatgcccagataatttttgtatttttagtaaag
Encoded proteins:
- the UBXN8 gene encoding UBX domain-containing protein 8 isoform X1, with amino-acid sequence MLHRMTNSPAASLRSSFDYNSPTASPVPPTSGADSTSQNLFPTGIKDFLLLCGRIFLLLALLTLIISVTTSWLNSFKSSQLHVKEEEEKNEKRQKLVRKKQQEAQGEKVSRYIENVLKPHQEMKLRKLEERFYQMTGEAWKLSRGHKLGGDESTSQTSFETSNRETAKSQNLPKPFTEFSLPAEQPTQKETPDLPEEPSGTVEEVVTVALRCPSGSVPRRRFLKSCSSQVLFDWMMRIGYHTSLYSLSTSFPRQPLAVEGGRSLEDIGITVDTVLILEEKEQSN
- the UBXN8 gene encoding UBX domain-containing protein 8 isoform X2 gives rise to the protein MALREVVGIFFLSAVPLVCLELRRGIPDIGIKDFLLLCGRIFLLLALLTLIISVTTSWLNSFKSSQLHVKEEEEKNEKRQKLVRKKQQEAQGEKVSRYIENVLKPHQEMKLRKLEERFYQMTGEAWKLSRGHKLGGDESTSQTSFETSNRETAKSQNLPKPFTEFSLPAEQPTQKETPDLPEEPSGTVEEVVTVALRCPSGSVPRRRFLKSCSSQVLFDWMMRIGYHTSLYSLSTSFPRQPLAVEGGRSLEDIGITVDTVLILEEKEQSN
- the UBXN8 gene encoding UBX domain-containing protein 8 isoform X3; translation: MALREVVGIFFLSAVPLVCLELRRGIPDIGIKDFLLLCGRIFLLLALLTLIISVTTSWLNSFKSSQLHVKEEEEKNEKRQKLVRKKQQEAQGEKVSRYIENVLKPHQEMKLRKLEERFYQMTGEAWKLSRGHKLGGDESTSQTSFETSNRETAKSQNLPKPFTEFSLPAEQPTQKETPDLPEEPSGTVEEVVTVALRCPSGSVPRRRFLKSCSSQTASRSGGRPVAGGHWNNRGHCTHPGREGAEQLGNKRELPVLHKVSCAMTF